In Ascochyta rabiei chromosome 2, complete sequence, one genomic interval encodes:
- a CDS encoding casein kinase 2 regulatory subunit: MSSSSQVTESWVASFCGLLGHEYFAEVSEDFIEDDFNLTGLQSQVPMYKEALEMILDVEPEDDEDEEEEEEEDEDEVLGDERGAYRRASDRRHLRIASDLSVIESSAELLYGLIHQRYITSRPGIQQMAEKYELQHFGTCPRVNCNSCKVLPVGLNDSPGHETVKLFCPSCLDVYTPPNSRFQTVDGAFFGTTFPSLFFMTFTDLDIGGGLRNSTSTTIDALAQLQAQSAETKSRNNTTPANVTMINGVAPHNLAPGLGIGSIYEPRIYGFRVSERARSGPRMKWLRMRPGDVTELDETRRYWDERAEDEDRPDEDDMNMVDVAEGGKGGAPANRARKQARTRRRPANGSGIGVQQAEGSPMDTNGVGVDAAAG; the protein is encoded by the coding sequence atgtcgtcgtcttcgcAGGTCACCGAGTCCTGGGTCGCGTCCTTCTGCGGCCTGCTCGGCCACGAGTACTTTGCAGAGGTCTCCGAGGACTTCATCGAGGATGATTTCAACCTCACTGGCCTGCAGTCGCAGGTGCCCATGTACAAGGAGGCGCTGGAGATGATCCTGGACGTCGAGCCAGAGGACGATGAggacgaagaagaggaagaagaggaggacgaggacgaggtcCTGGGTGACGAGCGGGGAGCCTACCGGAGGGCAAGCGACCGCAGGCACCTACGGATAGCGTCAGACCTCAGCGTGATAGAGAGCTCTGCCGAGCTGCTCTACGGCCTCATACACCAACGCTATATCACCTCCAGGCCGGGCATTCAGCAGATGGCAGAGAAGTACGAGCTCCAGCACTTCGGCACCTGCCCGCGCGTGAACTGCAACTCGTGCAAAGTCTTGCCGGTCGGTCTGAACGACAGCCCCGGCCACGAAACCGTCAAGCTCTTCTGCCCCTCCTGTCTCGACGTCTACACGCCGCCCAACTCGCGCTTCCAGACCGTCGATGGCGCCTTCTTCGGCACAACCTTCCCCTCCCTCTTCTTCATGACTTTTACCGACCTCGACATTGGCGGCGGCCTACGCAACAGTACGTCTACCACCATCGACGCCCTCGCCCAACTGCAGGCCCAGAGCGCCGAGACGAAGTCACGCAACAACACAACACCCGCGAACGTCACCATGATCAATGGCGTAGCGCCGCACAACCTTGCGCCAGGTCTTGGAATAGGATCTATCTACGAGCCCCGCATCTACGGCTTCCGCGTCAGCGAGCGTGCTCGCTCGGGGCCACGCATGAAGTGGTTGAGGATGCGACCCGGCGACGTCACAGAACTCGACGAGACGCGACGATACTGGGACGAGCGGGCCGAGGACGAAGACCGACCCGACGAAGATGACATGAACATGGTGGACGTAGCAGAGGGCGGCAAAGGCGGTGCACCCGCCAATCGCGCGCGAAAACAGGCCAGGACAAGGAGGCGACCGGCAAACGGCAGTGGAATAGGAGTGCAGCAGGCTGAGGGCAGCCCGATGGACACGAacggcgtcggcgtcgaTGCTGCGGCCGGCTAG